One stretch of Serinicoccus hydrothermalis DNA includes these proteins:
- the rimK gene encoding 30S ribosomal protein S6--L-glutamate ligase: MKLAILSRSLRAYSTQRLRTAALDRGHQVKVLDTLRFGIDLAGDEPDLHFRGKPLSSYDAVLPRVGASVTYFGTAVVRQFEQMDVYTPNTSNGIMNSRDKLRASQILSRHGIGMPATAFVRNRAEIPHAIEMVGGAPVVVKLLEGTQGIGVILAPTMKVAEAIIETLHGTNQQVLIQRFVKESKGKDVRALVVGDRVVAAMRRVAQGDEFRSNVHRGGRVEPVDLDPAYQEIAVRAAQIMGLRVAGVDMLEGNDGPLVMEVNSSPGLEGIEAATKLDVAGAIVDYIADQSGFPDIDVRQRLAVSTGYGVAEIAVMSGSDMVGQALQDSGLWEKDIQVLTLHRGTRVVPNPSGQKVLEDGDRLLCFGKHENMRSLIPARSRRPRRVRKLPKQPIHADVPGVPVPSPGS; encoded by the coding sequence ATGAAACTCGCCATCCTCTCCCGGTCCCTGCGCGCCTACTCGACCCAACGGCTGCGCACCGCGGCGCTCGACCGCGGGCACCAGGTCAAGGTCCTGGACACCCTCCGCTTCGGCATCGACCTGGCCGGCGACGAGCCCGACCTGCACTTCCGCGGCAAGCCGCTGTCCAGCTACGACGCGGTCCTGCCCCGGGTCGGCGCGTCGGTGACCTACTTCGGCACCGCGGTCGTGCGGCAGTTCGAGCAGATGGACGTCTACACCCCCAACACGTCCAACGGGATCATGAACAGCCGCGACAAGCTGCGCGCGAGCCAGATCCTGTCCCGCCACGGCATCGGTATGCCTGCGACCGCCTTCGTGCGCAACCGCGCCGAGATCCCGCACGCCATCGAGATGGTCGGCGGCGCCCCGGTCGTGGTCAAGCTGCTCGAGGGCACCCAGGGCATCGGCGTCATCCTCGCGCCGACGATGAAGGTCGCCGAGGCGATCATCGAGACCCTGCACGGCACCAACCAGCAGGTGCTCATCCAGCGCTTCGTCAAGGAGTCCAAGGGCAAGGACGTGCGCGCCCTCGTCGTCGGCGACCGCGTCGTCGCGGCGATGCGCCGGGTGGCGCAGGGCGACGAGTTCCGCTCCAACGTGCACCGTGGCGGACGGGTCGAGCCGGTCGACCTGGACCCGGCATACCAGGAGATCGCGGTGCGCGCGGCGCAGATCATGGGCCTGCGGGTCGCCGGCGTCGACATGCTCGAGGGCAACGACGGTCCGCTGGTGATGGAGGTCAACTCCTCGCCGGGCCTGGAGGGCATCGAGGCCGCGACCAAGCTGGACGTCGCCGGCGCGATCGTCGACTACATCGCCGACCAGTCCGGCTTCCCCGACATCGACGTGCGACAGCGGCTCGCGGTCTCGACCGGGTATGGCGTCGCCGAGATCGCGGTCATGTCCGGCTCGGACATGGTCGGGCAGGCGCTGCAGGACTCCGGCCTGTGGGAGAAGGACATCCAGGTGCTCACCCTGCACCGCGGCACCCGCGTCGTGCCCAACCCCTCCGGCCAGAAGGTCCTCGAGGACGGCGACCGGCTGCTCTGCTTCGGCAAGCACGAGAACATGCGCTCGCTCATCCCCGCCCGCTCCCGCCGCCCCCGGCGCGTCCGCAAGCTGCCCAAGCAGCCGATCCACGCGGACGTGCCCGGCGTCCCGGTGCCCTCGCCCGGCAGCTGA
- a CDS encoding M14 family metallopeptidase yields the protein MRGPVSTQTKERSRARKLRPSFPIGMVKVRSGSRREVSLPISRLVTGAEVSLPVHVLHGREDGPTVWLSAAIHGDEVVGIEVVRRVMAVLDPKTIRGTVLAVPIVNVLGVMSGDRYLPDRRDLNRSFPGSARGSLAGRIAHLMMKEIIGPSDVGIDLHTGADRRTNLPQIRCDLEDPQTRALAEAFGAPVMYHAKLRDGSLRYAARERGARVLLYEGGEAWRFDEWAIEAGVVGVLRVLAHLGMIDTDEVDVEPVGTPSEVCWRSGWVRARRTGIIHLVVGIGEHVAEGQKLGELFNSFGKRLAIVKADRAGVVIGRAEAPLVNRGDALVHIGEIESTDRSGLDEDARDTDTH from the coding sequence ATGAGGGGGCCGGTGAGCACGCAGACCAAGGAACGCTCGCGGGCGCGCAAGCTGCGGCCCTCCTTCCCCATCGGCATGGTCAAGGTCCGTTCCGGTAGCCGCCGCGAGGTGTCGCTGCCGATCTCCCGGCTGGTCACCGGTGCCGAGGTGAGCCTGCCGGTGCACGTGCTGCACGGGCGCGAGGACGGGCCGACGGTGTGGCTGTCCGCGGCGATCCATGGCGACGAGGTCGTGGGCATCGAGGTCGTGCGCCGGGTCATGGCGGTGCTCGACCCCAAGACGATCCGCGGCACCGTGCTCGCGGTGCCGATCGTCAACGTGCTCGGCGTGATGTCCGGCGACCGCTACCTGCCGGACCGCCGCGACCTCAACCGCAGCTTCCCCGGGTCGGCGCGCGGATCGCTCGCGGGGCGCATCGCCCACCTGATGATGAAGGAGATCATCGGCCCGTCGGATGTCGGGATCGATCTGCATACCGGAGCGGACCGGCGCACCAACCTCCCGCAGATCCGCTGCGACCTGGAGGACCCGCAGACCCGGGCGCTGGCCGAGGCGTTCGGCGCGCCGGTGATGTATCACGCCAAGCTCCGCGACGGCTCGCTGCGCTATGCCGCGCGGGAGCGGGGAGCGCGGGTGCTGCTCTACGAGGGCGGCGAGGCCTGGCGCTTCGACGAGTGGGCCATCGAGGCCGGCGTGGTCGGGGTGCTGCGGGTGCTGGCGCACCTCGGGATGATCGACACCGACGAGGTCGACGTCGAGCCGGTCGGGACGCCGAGCGAGGTGTGCTGGCGCAGCGGCTGGGTGCGGGCGCGCCGGACCGGCATCATCCATCTCGTCGTCGGCATCGGCGAGCACGTCGCGGAGGGACAGAAGCTCGGCGAGCTCTTCAACTCCTTCGGCAAGCGGCTGGCGATCGTCAAGGCGGACCGGGCCGGTGTCGTCATCGGCAGGGCCGAGGCGCCGCTGGTCAACCGGGGTGACGCGCTCGTGCACATCGGCGAGATCGAGTCGACCGACCGGTCCGGACTGGACGAGGACGCGCGGGACACCGACACCCACTGA
- the arr gene encoding NAD(+)--rifampin ADP-ribosyltransferase, whose amino-acid sequence MDSAREPVPFEVFEEGVYLHGTKADLEVGEVLTPGRESNFEAGRVMNFVYFTETLDAATWGAELAAGPGRGRIYLVEPSGVFEDDPNVTDRRFPGNPTRSFRSREPVRVGELLGWVDHPPEKLQAMRDGLASMQRDGTAQIDD is encoded by the coding sequence GTGGACTCGGCCAGGGAGCCCGTGCCCTTCGAGGTCTTCGAGGAGGGCGTCTACCTGCACGGCACGAAGGCGGACCTCGAGGTCGGGGAGGTCCTCACGCCCGGGCGCGAGTCGAACTTCGAGGCCGGCCGCGTCATGAACTTCGTCTACTTCACCGAGACCCTGGACGCAGCGACCTGGGGTGCCGAGCTGGCCGCCGGCCCGGGCCGCGGTCGCATCTACCTGGTCGAGCCGAGCGGCGTCTTCGAGGACGACCCCAACGTCACCGACAGGAGGTTCCCGGGCAACCCGACTCGTTCCTTCCGGTCCCGCGAACCGGTGCGCGTCGGGGAGCTGCTCGGCTGGGTGGACCACCCTCCCGAGAAGCTGCAGGCGATGCGGGACGGGCTCGCGTCGATGCAGCGCGACGGCACGGCGCAGATCGACGACTGA
- a CDS encoding toxin-antitoxin system HicB family antitoxin, with translation MAMTLRLSPEDERALAALAEAEGVSKQEATVRAIREAAARRGHEEQVRELSARGRERYADLLERLGR, from the coding sequence ATGGCGATGACTCTGCGGCTGTCTCCAGAGGATGAGCGAGCGTTGGCGGCTCTGGCCGAGGCTGAGGGTGTAAGCAAGCAGGAGGCGACCGTTCGGGCGATCCGGGAGGCGGCTGCACGGCGCGGGCATGAGGAGCAGGTACGCGAGCTGTCCGCACGGGGCCGAGAGCGGTACGCCGACCTGCTCGAGCGTCTCGGGCGCTGA
- a CDS encoding ATP-dependent zinc protease yields the protein MTGSNHSITEQTVVGWREWVQIPQVDVPWIKAKIDTGAKTSAIHAFDLRSFDRDGRDWVSFAVHPWQATAQDEVAVELPVHDSRSVRSSSGHEEQRYVVRLPVVLGGREVPVELTLTDRDEMGFRMLIGREALVQGYVVDPSLSYAGGRPERAVRRRNWGKR from the coding sequence GTGACAGGGTCCAACCATTCCATCACGGAGCAGACGGTCGTCGGGTGGCGCGAGTGGGTGCAGATCCCGCAGGTCGACGTGCCGTGGATCAAGGCCAAGATCGACACCGGCGCCAAGACCTCGGCGATCCACGCCTTCGACCTGCGCTCCTTCGACCGTGACGGGCGCGACTGGGTCAGCTTCGCCGTGCACCCGTGGCAGGCGACCGCGCAGGACGAGGTCGCCGTCGAGCTGCCGGTGCACGACTCGCGCTCGGTCCGGTCCTCCTCGGGGCACGAGGAGCAGAGGTATGTCGTGCGCCTGCCGGTGGTCCTCGGCGGGCGCGAGGTGCCGGTCGAGTTGACCCTGACCGACCGCGACGAGATGGGCTTCCGGATGCTCATCGGCCGTGAGGCGCTGGTGCAGGGCTACGTCGTCGACCCGTCGCTGAGCTATGCCGGGGGCCGGCCCGAGCGGGCGGTGCGCCGCCGGAACTGGGGGAAGCGATGA
- a CDS encoding DUF418 domain-containing protein, giving the protein MTETTDPVGVVDTAREVPRRALAPDLARGFMLLLIVLANIPWFLYGVPHGLSVGHPTGATGADRVVQTLMIVLVDARALPMFALLFGYGMVQFARAQGARGTPVAAFRAMLRRRHVALLVIGVVHAALLWYGDVLGPYGLLGLVLVPLLFWRSTRAIRIVRGVLVGLLAVFAALWVASGVALLSVPQESWDTAMWMSATTDANGISSYAASILPRLGEYAFILGFSVFSLSVPAAILTGWLWAREGVLDRPAEHLPRLRRTAVVGLPVAWLGGVPLMLVHTGAWLTPELSFMFIGVQMLTGLAGGLGYAAVFGLIAARLQSRVGAAERDAAGAKPGPVAGALASVGRRSLSAYLWQSVAMAPLMAAWGFGLGGRIGSAGAAAVAVLIWLASVGWCAWLDRAGRPGPAEVVLRRVTYLERGRSVATVGEVR; this is encoded by the coding sequence ATGACGGAAACGACGGATCCGGTGGGGGTGGTGGACACCGCCCGGGAGGTTCCGCGGCGGGCGCTGGCCCCGGACCTGGCGCGCGGCTTCATGCTGCTGCTCATCGTGCTGGCCAACATCCCGTGGTTCCTCTACGGCGTCCCGCACGGCCTGTCGGTCGGCCACCCGACCGGCGCGACGGGGGCGGACCGGGTGGTCCAGACCCTCATGATCGTGCTCGTCGACGCACGCGCGCTGCCGATGTTCGCGCTGCTCTTCGGCTACGGCATGGTGCAGTTCGCCCGTGCGCAGGGGGCCCGGGGCACGCCTGTCGCCGCCTTCCGGGCCATGCTGCGACGCCGCCACGTCGCGCTGCTCGTCATCGGGGTGGTGCACGCGGCGCTGCTCTGGTACGGCGACGTGCTCGGGCCCTATGGGCTCCTCGGTCTGGTGCTGGTGCCGCTGCTCTTCTGGCGCAGCACGCGCGCCATCAGGATCGTCCGCGGCGTGCTGGTCGGCCTGCTCGCGGTCTTCGCCGCGCTCTGGGTGGCCTCCGGCGTGGCGCTGCTGTCGGTGCCGCAGGAATCGTGGGACACGGCGATGTGGATGTCGGCGACGACGGACGCGAACGGCATCTCGTCCTACGCCGCGTCCATCCTGCCGCGCCTGGGCGAGTACGCCTTCATCCTCGGGTTCAGCGTCTTCTCGCTCAGCGTGCCGGCCGCGATCCTCACCGGGTGGCTGTGGGCGCGGGAGGGCGTGCTCGACCGGCCCGCCGAGCACCTGCCCCGGTTGCGCCGCACCGCGGTGGTCGGTCTGCCCGTCGCCTGGCTCGGCGGTGTGCCGCTCATGCTTGTGCACACCGGGGCTTGGCTGACGCCGGAGCTCAGCTTCATGTTCATCGGCGTGCAGATGCTGACCGGGCTTGCCGGGGGCCTCGGGTATGCCGCGGTCTTCGGCCTGATTGCGGCCCGCCTGCAGTCCCGGGTCGGGGCGGCAGAGCGGGATGCCGCCGGCGCCAAGCCGGGGCCGGTGGCCGGAGCTCTGGCGTCGGTCGGTCGGCGCTCGCTGTCGGCATACCTGTGGCAGTCGGTGGCGATGGCGCCGCTGATGGCGGCCTGGGGGTTCGGCCTCGGCGGTCGCATCGGGTCGGCAGGTGCGGCGGCGGTCGCGGTCCTCATCTGGCTGGCGTCGGTGGGGTGGTGCGCCTGGCTGGACCGCGCCGGTCGGCCAGGTCCGGCGGAGGTGGTGCTGCGCCGGGTGACCTACCTCGAGCGAGGTCGCTCCGTCGCCACGGTCGGCGAGGTGCGCTGA
- a CDS encoding SDR family oxidoreductase has translation MRIAIIGGHGKVAMLLSPLLGEHEVSAVIRNPQHASEVEQTGATPVVADVQDMSTEDLAELLGGHDVVVWSAGAGGGDPERTYAVDRDAATRTMDAAEQAGVGRYLMVSYLGARREHGVPEDNAFFAYAEAKSAADQHLRDSGLGWTIVAPGQLSLDEPTGSIEVRGSGPGSDPAASEGEELAPIARADVAAVIAAVIGRSDLDGTMIEFIGGDTPIDRALDEVAKGA, from the coding sequence ATGCGTATAGCCATCATCGGAGGACACGGCAAGGTCGCGATGCTGCTCAGCCCGCTGCTGGGCGAGCACGAGGTGAGTGCGGTGATCCGCAACCCGCAGCACGCGTCCGAGGTCGAGCAGACCGGGGCGACGCCCGTCGTCGCCGACGTGCAGGACATGAGCACCGAGGACCTCGCCGAGCTGCTCGGCGGGCACGACGTCGTCGTGTGGTCGGCCGGTGCCGGCGGCGGTGACCCGGAGCGCACCTACGCCGTCGACCGCGACGCCGCCACCCGCACCATGGACGCCGCCGAGCAGGCCGGGGTCGGGCGCTACCTCATGGTCAGCTACCTCGGCGCCCGCCGCGAGCACGGGGTGCCCGAGGACAACGCCTTCTTCGCGTATGCCGAGGCCAAGTCCGCCGCCGACCAGCACCTTCGCGACTCCGGCCTGGGCTGGACGATCGTCGCGCCGGGCCAGCTGAGCCTGGACGAGCCCACCGGCTCGATCGAGGTGCGCGGCTCCGGGCCCGGGTCCGACCCGGCCGCCTCGGAGGGCGAGGAGCTCGCTCCCATCGCCCGCGCCGACGTCGCGGCCGTCATCGCCGCGGTCATCGGCCGCAGCGACCTGGACGGCACGATGATCGAGTTCATCGGCGGCGACACCCCGATCGACCGGGCCCTGGACGAGGTCGCCAAGGGCGCCTGA
- a CDS encoding FdhF/YdeP family oxidoreductase: MATDAPRKDFTDDDLEIHERKDWAAGIPGVYHALKISYEQMGAVRTLRTLTRLNQKHGFDCSGCAWPDPDHRSPAEFCENGAKAVAEEATLRTIGPDFFEEHDLDDLATRSDWWLGQQGRLVHPVVKRADSNRYEPISWDDAFRMIAEQLTSLADPDEAIFYTSGRTSNEAAFVYQLMVRAYGTNNLPDCSNMCHEASGAALGDTIGLGKGTVLLEDLHKAELIIIAGQNPGTNHPRMLSALEKAKDNGAAIVAVNPLPEAGLQRFKNPQNPIKAVGSGTDLADDFLQIRLGGDMALFQALGALLLEREDADPGSVLDHEFLAEYTEGLEAYREHLADLDWDEVLTATGLERQQIEDLADRLARSRRTVVCWAMGLTQHEHSVAMLTEVVNVILLQGNIGRDGAGLCPVRGHSNVQGDRTMGIWEQMPDDFHDRLDAEFSFESPREHGYDTAAAVEAMREGRVSFFMGMGGNFAKAAPDTDVTEAALRRCDLTVQVSTKLNRSHVVTGETALILPVLARSERDEQASGPQRVTVEDSMSAVHASHGPLPPASPYLLSEVAVICRLARSIERVAAVTDWQAFEDDYRTIRDAVSRVIPGFEDYEDKINDPGGFVLPHVARTREWGDTQLGKAQLSCNELVYPKVPEGRLLLQTLRSHDQFNTTIYGLDDRYRGIENGRRVVFVNPADLDERGLRDGQHVDLVSHWEDGERVAEEFRIVSYDTAPGCAAAYYPETNVLVPLGQRSKRSGTPASKSVVVELRARA, encoded by the coding sequence GTGGCGACCGACGCACCCCGCAAGGACTTCACCGACGACGACCTGGAGATCCACGAGCGCAAGGACTGGGCCGCCGGCATTCCCGGGGTCTACCACGCGCTGAAGATCTCCTACGAGCAGATGGGCGCGGTGCGCACGCTGCGCACCCTGACCCGGCTCAACCAGAAGCACGGCTTCGACTGCTCCGGCTGCGCCTGGCCCGACCCGGACCACCGCTCGCCCGCCGAGTTCTGCGAGAACGGCGCCAAGGCGGTGGCCGAGGAGGCCACGCTGCGGACGATCGGACCCGACTTCTTCGAGGAGCACGACCTCGACGACCTGGCCACCCGCAGCGACTGGTGGCTGGGCCAGCAGGGTCGGCTGGTGCACCCGGTCGTCAAGCGGGCGGACAGCAACAGGTATGAGCCGATCAGCTGGGACGACGCGTTCCGGATGATCGCCGAGCAGCTTACCTCGCTCGCCGACCCGGACGAGGCCATCTTCTACACCTCCGGGCGCACGTCCAACGAGGCGGCCTTCGTCTACCAGCTCATGGTCCGGGCCTACGGCACCAACAACCTGCCGGACTGCTCGAACATGTGCCACGAGGCCTCCGGCGCGGCGCTCGGCGACACCATCGGGCTGGGCAAGGGCACCGTCCTGCTCGAGGACCTGCACAAGGCCGAGCTCATCATTATCGCGGGCCAGAACCCGGGCACCAACCACCCGCGCATGCTCAGCGCGCTGGAGAAGGCCAAGGACAACGGCGCGGCGATCGTCGCCGTCAACCCGCTGCCCGAGGCCGGGCTCCAGCGGTTCAAGAACCCGCAGAACCCGATCAAGGCCGTCGGGTCGGGCACCGACCTCGCCGACGACTTCCTGCAGATCAGGCTCGGCGGCGACATGGCGCTCTTCCAGGCCCTCGGCGCGCTGCTGCTGGAGCGGGAGGACGCCGACCCCGGCTCGGTGCTGGACCACGAGTTCCTCGCCGAGTACACCGAGGGGCTCGAGGCATACCGCGAGCACCTCGCCGACCTCGACTGGGACGAGGTGCTCACCGCGACCGGCCTGGAGCGGCAGCAGATCGAGGACCTCGCCGACCGCCTCGCGCGCAGTCGGCGGACGGTCGTCTGCTGGGCGATGGGCCTGACGCAGCACGAGCACTCGGTGGCCATGCTCACCGAGGTGGTCAACGTCATCCTGCTGCAGGGCAACATCGGTCGGGACGGTGCAGGGCTGTGCCCGGTCCGCGGCCACAGCAACGTGCAGGGCGACCGGACGATGGGCATCTGGGAGCAGATGCCCGACGACTTCCACGACCGGCTCGATGCGGAGTTCTCCTTCGAGAGCCCGCGGGAGCACGGCTACGACACCGCGGCTGCGGTCGAGGCCATGCGTGAGGGCCGGGTCAGCTTCTTCATGGGGATGGGCGGCAACTTCGCCAAGGCCGCGCCGGACACCGACGTCACCGAGGCGGCGCTGCGCCGTTGCGACCTGACGGTGCAGGTCTCCACCAAGCTCAACCGCTCTCACGTCGTCACCGGGGAGACGGCCCTCATCCTCCCCGTGCTCGCTCGGTCCGAGCGGGATGAGCAGGCCAGCGGCCCGCAGCGGGTGACCGTCGAGGACTCGATGTCGGCGGTGCACGCGAGCCACGGGCCGCTGCCGCCGGCCTCGCCGTACCTGCTGAGCGAGGTGGCCGTCATCTGCCGTCTCGCACGCTCCATCGAGCGGGTCGCCGCGGTGACCGACTGGCAGGCCTTCGAGGACGACTACCGCACCATCCGCGACGCGGTCTCCCGCGTGATCCCCGGCTTCGAGGACTACGAGGACAAGATCAACGACCCGGGAGGCTTCGTGCTGCCGCACGTGGCCCGGACGCGGGAGTGGGGGGACACCCAGCTCGGCAAGGCGCAGCTCAGCTGCAACGAGCTGGTCTACCCCAAGGTCCCGGAGGGTCGGCTGCTGCTGCAGACGCTGCGCAGCCACGACCAGTTCAACACGACGATCTACGGGCTGGACGACCGCTACCGCGGCATCGAGAACGGTCGTCGCGTCGTCTTCGTCAACCCCGCCGACCTCGATGAGCGGGGCCTGCGGGACGGGCAGCACGTCGACCTCGTGAGCCACTGGGAGGACGGCGAGCGGGTCGCCGAGGAGTTCCGGATCGTGTCCTACGACACCGCCCCGGGCTGCGCCGCCGCCTACTACCCCGAGACCAATGTGCTCGTGCCGCTCGGGCAGCGCTCGAAGCGGAGCGGGACGCCGGCCAGCAAGTCGGTCGTCGTGGAGCTGCGCGCCCGGGCCTGA
- a CDS encoding VOC family protein, with product MDDYPRLLHTVLDTPEVRRLAEFYRQLLGLQYRPGDEPPAEGNDDADWLVLTDAQGDRTLAFQEVDRLERTTWPRPDVPMQMHLDLTVPDRDALETQHRRALDLGAELLLDRTDDPDEPLYVYADPAGHPFCIFVA from the coding sequence ATGGACGACTACCCGCGGCTGCTGCATACCGTCCTCGACACCCCTGAGGTGCGACGGCTCGCCGAGTTCTACCGCCAGCTGCTCGGTCTGCAGTACCGGCCCGGCGACGAGCCCCCGGCGGAGGGGAATGACGACGCCGACTGGCTGGTCCTCACCGACGCCCAGGGCGACCGCACCCTGGCCTTCCAGGAGGTCGACCGCCTCGAGCGGACGACGTGGCCGCGGCCCGACGTGCCGATGCAGATGCACCTGGACCTCACGGTGCCGGACCGTGACGCGCTCGAGACGCAGCACCGACGGGCTCTCGACCTGGGCGCCGAGCTCCTCCTCGACCGCACCGACGACCCGGACGAACCGTTGTACGTCTACGCCGACCCGGCCGGTCACCCGTTCTGCATCTTCGTCGCCTGA
- a CDS encoding VOC family protein gives MSTLNPYVSFDGTAKAAMEHYQQVFGGELTMNTFGEYGMQGEGSDGVMHAQLTTPAGFTLMASDTPPGMAAAASQGNISISLSGDDGAELRGYWDGLADGGHVDMPLEQQMWGDTYGMVTDRFGVSWMVNIAGQQAS, from the coding sequence ATGTCCACGCTCAACCCCTACGTCTCCTTCGACGGCACCGCCAAGGCGGCGATGGAGCACTACCAGCAGGTCTTCGGCGGCGAGCTGACGATGAACACCTTCGGTGAGTACGGCATGCAGGGCGAGGGCAGCGACGGCGTCATGCACGCCCAGCTGACCACGCCGGCCGGCTTCACCCTCATGGCCTCGGACACCCCGCCCGGCATGGCAGCCGCCGCGTCCCAGGGCAACATCTCGATCAGCCTCAGCGGGGACGACGGCGCCGAGCTGCGCGGCTACTGGGACGGCCTCGCCGACGGCGGACACGTCGACATGCCGCTCGAGCAGCAGATGTGGGGCGATACCTACGGGATGGTCACCGACCGGTTCGGGGTGAGCTGGATGGTCAACATCGCCGGCCAGCAGGCGTCGTGA
- a CDS encoding DinB family protein, producing the protein MELDSPWLLEGDGVLLVNGVDVVPLVEAELSRRFPGRQLRTAEDTDGLREAWAALERTWAATLDRVRAMPEGTLDASVDGEWSFSQTQRHLVMATDTWLGKAILQREAPFHPAGLADDSDSDAYSDGDFSAEAPTFETVLAARAERQAMVRDFIATLTPEVLGEPRPNPHAPEHAETVLSCLRTILEEEWEHHRYAVRDLDVLSASGSAE; encoded by the coding sequence ATGGAGCTCGACTCGCCTTGGCTGCTGGAGGGCGACGGCGTGCTGCTCGTCAACGGCGTCGACGTCGTGCCGCTGGTCGAGGCCGAGCTGAGTCGGCGTTTCCCGGGGCGTCAGCTACGCACCGCCGAGGACACCGACGGCCTGCGCGAGGCCTGGGCGGCGCTCGAGCGCACCTGGGCCGCAACCCTGGATCGCGTCCGCGCCATGCCGGAGGGCACGCTGGACGCCTCGGTCGACGGCGAGTGGTCGTTCTCGCAGACACAGCGCCATCTCGTGATGGCGACCGACACCTGGCTCGGCAAGGCGATCCTCCAGCGAGAGGCGCCCTTCCACCCGGCGGGACTGGCCGACGACTCCGACAGTGACGCCTACAGCGATGGCGACTTCTCGGCCGAGGCGCCGACATTCGAGACAGTCCTCGCGGCCCGCGCCGAGCGGCAGGCGATGGTCCGCGACTTCATCGCCACCCTCACCCCGGAGGTGCTGGGCGAGCCGCGGCCTAATCCGCATGCTCCCGAACACGCGGAGACGGTCCTCTCCTGCCTGCGCACCATTCTGGAGGAGGAGTGGGAGCACCACCGCTACGCCGTGCGCGACCTCGATGTGCTATCCGCATCCGGCTCCGCAGAGTAG
- a CDS encoding Fic family protein has translation MDVESFKNSPTGHLVPIEGWVDGEAWRHVAFVTDPLGDDSPGLSGATYRSVADARAALASLDATAQRLPNPRLFRAPTLRIEAQSTAALEGTYEPVERVLTTSSPDLQDASMREVLNYLDVAERAFSLLEGGRSLTASHLEDLQGVLMLGTRHAADDSGRIRTVQVVVGRRASADPQALPVAAARFVPPPPGADLRIRVDELLTWMQAAHADIDPVVAAAMSHYTFEALHPFHDGNGRLGRLLIVLSLAWTGTLREPTLSVSPWFEARRQEYYDRLLAVSTEGDWSGWVRFFADGLAATAAQTESRMMALVVVRDHLRDLIRDSPLRSARAYDVVDVALAATTVSVADVSRELGITRSAAKKLIDNLVGIDVLAPVHGRNYNRHYYAPMVLDVLRRG, from the coding sequence GTGGACGTCGAAAGTTTCAAGAACAGCCCCACCGGGCACCTTGTGCCCATCGAGGGCTGGGTCGACGGTGAGGCGTGGAGGCACGTCGCTTTCGTCACGGATCCACTGGGTGATGACAGCCCTGGCCTGAGTGGCGCCACCTATCGATCCGTGGCGGACGCCCGCGCAGCTCTCGCCTCGCTCGATGCCACAGCGCAGCGACTCCCCAACCCGAGGCTTTTCCGCGCCCCGACGCTGAGGATCGAGGCGCAGTCGACGGCAGCTCTGGAGGGGACCTACGAGCCGGTGGAGCGGGTGCTCACCACGAGCAGCCCCGATCTCCAGGACGCCTCGATGCGAGAGGTCCTCAACTATCTCGACGTCGCCGAACGGGCCTTTTCCCTGCTTGAGGGCGGTCGTTCCCTCACGGCATCACACCTCGAAGATCTGCAGGGCGTCCTCATGCTGGGCACCCGCCACGCGGCGGACGACTCGGGTCGGATCCGCACCGTGCAGGTCGTCGTGGGGCGGCGCGCGAGTGCCGATCCCCAAGCCCTACCCGTCGCGGCGGCGCGGTTCGTGCCGCCCCCGCCTGGTGCAGATCTGCGGATCCGCGTCGACGAGCTCCTCACCTGGATGCAGGCAGCTCACGCAGACATCGACCCGGTGGTGGCCGCCGCCATGAGTCACTACACCTTCGAGGCGTTGCATCCGTTCCACGACGGCAACGGCCGGCTCGGGCGACTGCTCATCGTGCTGTCCCTGGCCTGGACCGGCACCCTCAGGGAGCCTACGCTCTCGGTGTCACCGTGGTTCGAGGCTCGGCGTCAGGAGTACTACGACAGGCTGCTGGCCGTCTCCACCGAGGGGGACTGGTCGGGGTGGGTCCGATTCTTCGCGGACGGACTTGCCGCGACAGCCGCTCAGACCGAGAGTCGGATGATGGCTCTTGTCGTCGTGCGTGACCATCTTCGCGACCTGATCCGTGACTCGCCGCTGAGGTCGGCCAGGGCCTACGATGTCGTCGACGTGGCGCTGGCCGCGACGACCGTCAGCGTCGCCGATGTCTCCCGTGAGCTCGGGATCACCAGGTCCGCCGCGAAGAAGCTCATCGACAATCTCGTCGGGATCGATGTCCTGGCTCCAGTGCATGGCCGCAATTACAACCGGCACTACTACGCCCCGATGGTGCTGGACGTGCTGCGCCGCGGGTAG